A single region of the Vicia villosa cultivar HV-30 ecotype Madison, WI linkage group LG4, Vvil1.0, whole genome shotgun sequence genome encodes:
- the LOC131600483 gene encoding large ribosomal subunit protein eL39-like has protein sequence MPSHKTFIIKKKLAKKQRQNRPIPYWIRMRTDNTIRYNAKRRHWRRTKLGF, from the exons ATG CCTTCCCACAAGACATTCATCATCAAGAAGAAGCTCGCCAAGAAGCAGAGGCAGAACAGACCCATCCCTTACTGGATCCGCATGAGAACCGACAACACCATCAG gTATAACGCTAAGCGTCGTCACTGGCGTCGTACCAAGCTTGGATTCTAA
- the LOC131598469 gene encoding protein MAIN-LIKE 1-like has protein sequence MPFGEMTITLDDVSCLLHVPIRGELVDPDVVVTDYDAIHLAVELFGVSLSDATTEASTVRGSYYKLDWLKQIFEQQRATNNFTGAMRAYMMLLLGCTILADETFTLVEAKYLPLFRDLSTCGRYCWGAAALCWIHEYFPTVGKRGTSGLCGIDSPMARAMKWEYRQGTQKVSDIRAVLDQLTPHDIVWSPFEDHSVHRPFDDICLYQGGLKWYGTVVLYLPDRCMRQFGYRQYIPTAPPNIDTLDVDVEWATYMQSVLQVIRSHDDPPAAFATMPYETDDDYLPWYYTVSHPRLRAPLDDQPMEVPVPVYDEGPSDPRLSYISHELHHYLLRHQAVPEDEQFLEIFRALRLAQGGPLPREGPITYDNESD, from the exons ATGCCGTTCGGCGAGATGACCATCACGCTAGATGATGTTTCATGTCTTCTTCATGTACCGATTAGGGGCGAGCTGGTTGACCCCGATGTTGTTGTCACCGATTATGATGCTATCCATCTAGCTGTTGAGTTGTTTGGTGTTTCACTGAGTGATGCAACTACGGAGGCTTCTACTGTTAGGGGTTCTTACTATAAATTGGATTGGTTGAAGCAAATTTTTGAGCAACAAAGAGCGACAAATAACTTTACGGGTGCTATGAGAGCCTACATGATGTTGCTATTAGGTTGTACTATTCTTGCCGACGAGACTTTTACTCTTGTCGAGGCAAAATATCTACCACTGTTTAGAGATTTGAGTACTTGTGGAAGATATTGCTGGGGGGCAGCTGCACTG tgttggattcatgagTATTTTCCAACTGTTGGAAAGAGAGGTACTTCTGGATTATGTGGTATTGATAGTCCAATGGCTAGGGCGATGAAATGGGAATATAGGCAGGGGACGCAAAAAGTGTCTGACATCCGAGCTGTGTTAGATCAGTTGACTCCTCACGATATCGTCTGGAGCCCTTTTGAGGATCACAGTGTGCACCGTCCTTTTGATGATATCTGTTTGTACCAGGGTGGTTTGAAGTGGTATGGTACTGTAGTTCTATATTTACCTGACAGATGCATGCGTCAGTTTGGATACAGACAGTACATACCGACTGCTCCTCCAAATATAGACACACTTGATGTGGATGTTGAGTGGGCTACATATATGCAGAGTGTGTTGCAGGTGATCCGATCCCACGATGATCCACCAGCTGCGTTTGCCACCATGCCATATGAGACAGACGATGATTATTTGCCATGGTATTATACGGTGTCACATCCTCGTTTGAGAGCACCACTGGATGATCAGCCGATGGAGGTACCAGTGCCTGTCTATGACGAAGGACCGTCAGACCCGAGATTATCATATATATCTCATGAGCTTCATCATTACTTACTGCGTCATCAGGCTGTTCCTGAAGACGAACAGTTTCTGGAGATATTTAGAGCACTCAGACTTGCACAGGGCGGACCATTACCTAGGGAAGGTCCAATTACTTATGACAATGAGTCTGATTGA